Proteins co-encoded in one Daphnia carinata strain CSIRO-1 chromosome 3, CSIRO_AGI_Dcar_HiC_V3, whole genome shotgun sequence genomic window:
- the LOC130697418 gene encoding BRCA1-associated ATM activator 1-like, which yields MGAQDETNFSTFLKKFEKALSLLKSYCDKPKSSFSENISFLLDKSLDHLKKLDSDDVCDLQPVDPTHAALIQSQSVKVFFNDVWKISTIHSIHPSIITFAVNLLLQLTNNEVKFNLMYSESQNIFTKIQQLMATTIVENNEFKKSIMNFFLSLAKFPAGLNWLVTSGALLFIVDSLSDRTIFTRKKAEEIINHVLQLVDDIQRETIFTKLIEPIFKAGNQLQNHQIESDKLQPYFEVLANYITQTLVTNKRDKSAGTLLTLNTEKVLFNIVSTAENEKLLTQSASLLAAIYAKCALENEKEHSSWEIKAVSLIQLLLRRGFLRVSLRMISHSLFAWSQLEISSLFVKQLVRLMIIPILVDTDEVADHFPCYTTVYQFWEDLDDHSTKPISSMLTTMLRSNSELNELTSVSLVALNKSITKLGKDLALKITRSGLFLLGCLKVPEAKRMTLMSFTPQLAINLIKSLCLFIDVYNIRWWETYETICLPIIFTKLVAYNASRNIQVTCAGLKGIKFCIQQSIHPDQVLLLNNSPDSSLNEMASLLHQCTVSVHWEVRDSAMEVVLEMAQLSAIRYPPFQHLLINSHLLEAALSAFNDTESYVRATAIGVVAAATPVPLLWEHLITHSNASVINSCYAVLQQDSEALARRAAAKALTLITQSGHFPSDLDRNVLYRYMSSAALSDLDWEVKLQALDFWRCIIDETLTQQGMLDGAFPEVTFSKEKQKIVRLDTKEIRSRLQTALSELGSCGCLFVLLQLVDDCDAPVREKSIRLLHHLRDVLTKYQALDLHVWQSSHSPQVKTTDFTSQENLAMEHEFVSKNSDLVIDEILSVTDACLVGGILADKDPKLRPDPAPVSSVDAKDFVNKINMMDIEMMLTSTNMSSDLHVIDFDSLLDDLEDCVHTDTSRPRPDCY from the exons ATGGGAGCTCAAGACGAAACCAATTTTAGTACATTcctaaaaaaatttgaaaaagcgTTGTCTTTGCTGAAATCCTACTGCGACAAGCCTAAATCGTCCTTTTCTGagaatatttcttttctgcttGATAAATCTTTGGATCATCTAAAGAAATTAGACAGTGATGATGTTTGTGACTTACAACCTGTTGATCCCACACACGCAGCTCTTATCCAGAGTCAAAGTGTAAAGGTATTTTTCAACGACGTTTGGAAGATTTCTACAATACATAGCATCCATCCTTCCATTATTACCTTTGCCGTAAACCTGCTGCTACAGCTAACCAACAATGAAGTTAAGTTTAACCTCATGTATTCAGAGTCACAAAACATCTTTACCAAAATTCAACAACTGATGGCAACTACAATTGTAGAAAACAATGAGTTTAAAAAATCCatcatgaatttctttttaagccTTGCTAAGTTTCCGGCAGGCCTAAATTGGCTGGTGACTTCCGGTGCACTCCTATTCATTGTTGACAGCCTGAGTGACCGTACAatatttacaagaaaaaaagcagaagaaatcaTCAATCATGTTTTACAATTAGTCGATGACATCCAAAGGGAAACCATATTCACGAAATTAATAGAACCAATTTTCAAGGCCGGAAATCAACTCCAAAATCATCAGATAGAAAGTGATAAACTGCAACCATATTTCGAAGTTTTAGCAAATTACATTACTCAAACACTTGTCACCAACAAAAGGGATAAGTCGGCAGGCACTCTCTTGACCTTAAATACCGAAAAGGTTCTCTTTAATATTGTATCGACtgccgaaaacgaaaaactacTGACCCAATCGGCCTCTCTTCTTGCGGCTATCTACGCGAAGTGTGccttggaaaatgaaaaagaacattcTAGTTGGGAAATTAAAGCGGTATCTTTGATACAATTGCTGTTACGACGTGGTTTCTTACGAGTTAGCCTGAGGATGATTTCCCACAGCTTGTTTGCTTGGAGTCAGTTGGAAATATCTAGCCTGTTCGTAAAACAACTTGTTCGTCTTATG ATTATTCCGATTCTGGTCGATACAGATGAAGTAGCTGATCATTTTCCATGCTACACAACGGTTTATCAATTTTGGGAAGATTTAGATGATCATTCGACGAAGCCCATTAGCAGTATGCTAACTACAATGTTACGATCAAACAGTGAGCTCAATGAGCTCACAAGTGTGTCCTTGGTTGCCCTAAACAAATCTATAACTAAACTTGGCAAG GATTTAGCATTGAAAATTACCCGATCTGGACTGTTTCTTCTTGGCTGCCTAAAGGTTCCAGAAGCCAAAAGAATGACACTTATGTCCTTCACTCCACAGCTTGCAATTAACTTAATCAAGAGCTTATGCTTGTTCATAGATGTATATAACATTCGGTGGTGGGAAACCTACGAAACAATATGTCTACCAATTATCTTCACGAAGTTAGTAGCTTATAATGCTAGCCGGAATATTCAG GTAACGTGCGCTGGTCTAAAAGGGATAAAATTTTGCATCCAGCAATCTATCCATCCAGACCAAGTTTTGCTGCTAAACAATTCACCGGATTCCTCTCTGAATGAAATGGCGTCTCTACTCCATCAGTGCACCGTTTCGGTTCATTGGGAAGTCCGCGATTCCGCAATGGAAGTCGTGCTGGAAATGGCCCAGTTGTCAGCTATTA GGTATCCGCCATTTCAGCATTTGCTGATAAATTCACATTTACTTGAGGCGGCCTTGTCGGCGTTCAATGACACAGAATCTTATGTACGAGCAACGGCAATAGGAGTAGTAGCTGCCGCTACTCCTGTCCCTTTATTATGGGAACATTTGATCACTCACTCCAACGCATCGGTTATTAATAGTTGCTACGCCGTACTACAACAAGATAGTGAGGCCTTAGCTAGGCGTGCAGCCGCCAAAGCATTGACGCTTATTACACAATCAGGACACTTCCC GTCTGACCTTGACAGAAATGTACTCTACCGTTATATGAGCTCCGCTGCGCTTTCTGATCTGGACTGGGAGGTTAAACTTCAGGCTTTAGATTTTTg GCGATGTATAATCGATGAGACGCTGACACAGCAGGGAATGTTAGATGGAGCTTTCCCCGAAGTGACGTTTTCTaaagagaaacagaaaatAGTGCG attGGATACCAAAGAAATTCGTTCGAGGTTGCAAACTGCCTTATCCGAATTAGGTTCCTGTGGATGCCTATTCGTTTTACTCCAACTTGTAGATGACTGCGATGCACCCGTAAGGGAGAAATCAATTCGACTTTTACATCATTTGCGTGATGTTTTGACCAAGTACCAAGCATTGGACTTGCACGTGTGGCAATCTTCTCATTCACCTCAAGTTAAAACTACCGATTTCACATCACAAGAAAATCTTGCAATGGAGCATGAATTTGTATCTAAGAATTCGGACTTAGTAATTGACGAGATCCTGTCAGTTACCGACGCTTGTCTCGTAGGTGGTATTTTGGCCGACAAAGATCCAAAATTGCGACCAGATCCAGCACCGGTATCATCCGTGGATGCTAAAGATTTTGTTAACAAAATCAATATGATGGACATAGAGATGATGCTCACGTCCACTAATATGTCTTCCGATTTGCACGTTATTGACTTTGATTCGTTACTTGATGATTTGGAAGACTGTGTCCATACCGACACATCTCGCCCACGACCCGATTGCTATTGA
- the LOC130697425 gene encoding integrator complex subunit 15-like: MAIAGSPQPELHRMLRRLDFPQSAKEALACLEQLCLPLAHTRPPTSKQLDYIGEIIDEFVFCEIDHKGAKRKRLNPIQELQLLEVLLGYFAAGEDRVILNTVFMMLFTPPHTPSPSPSPSPSGFARTDVFTPGTATATLSDRMRILARLVSAAVASRNLAVLNCTGVWMQQLGCLSQHSLNLSRVFIEDYFVLNTPQSNITSTSCLEELPQLAPHFTACFLTAAAELYGGIDGNRSAYISPPAYLLNTIVNWVSSNPRLCLTPLTLNLQPLLPKGSIVMTSVTPLAGLLKWCVEAPLNPSQEKAFPVKFEKTKESKPEWDENSNYSQLHSSLLESMQERSVLQSQQQLLQAEVISPRHLVTLVRGLLDSCVKNNTNNEKIQLSLDRLAQSVQVAQSSGCLYGNTHELMQALRTLPYNRLLDIVVRRYS, encoded by the exons ATGGCTATAGCTGGCAGTCCACAACCAGAACTACATCGTATGCTTCGACGTCTTGACTTTCCACAATCAGCAAAGGAAGCTCTTGCTTGTCTTG aACAACTTTGCCTCCCACTTGCACATACACGTCCCCCCACATCAAAACAGTTGGATTATATTGGGGAAATAAttgatgaatttgttttttgtgaaATAGACCACAAGGGAGCTAAAAGAAAG AGGTTAAATCCAATTCAAGAGTTGCAACTGCTTGAGGTGTTACTGGGTTATTTTGCTGCAGGAGAAGATAGAGTCATCCTGAATACGGTATTCATGATGCTGTTTACTCCTCCTCATACACCAAGTCCCAGTCCTAGCCCATCCCCATCAGGATTCGCCCGAACAGATGTGTTCACCCCGGGAACAGCTACTGCCACCCTCAGTGACCGAATGCGAATTCTAGCTCGATTGGTATCGGCCGCCGTGGCGTCGCGTAATTTAGCTGTCTTAAACTGCACAGGCGTTTGGATGCAACAATTG GGATGCCTGAGTCAGCACTCGCTTAATCTTTCAAGAGTCTTCATTGAAGATTACTTTGTTCTGAATACCCCACAGTCTAAT ATCACTTCTACTAGCTGCTTGGAAGAACTCCCACAGTTAGCTCCTCATTTTACCGCGTGTTTTCTCACGGCCGCCGCAGAACTTTACGGTGGAATAG ATGGCAACCGGAGTGCATACATCTCACCGCCAGCTTATTTGCTCAACACCATAGTCAATTGGGTTTCTTCTAACCCGAGATTATGTTTGACACCGCTCACTCTGAATCTGCAACCTCTGCTTCCTAAAGGAAGCATAGTAATGACATCTGTTACTCCTTTGGCTGGTTTACTAaa atggTGCGTTGAAGCTCCTTTAAATCCAAGTCAAGAAAAGGCATTCCCTGTTAAatttgagaaaacaaaagaaagtaagCCGGAATGggatgaaaattcaaattatagTCAGCTTCACTCCAGCCTTTTAGAATCAATGCAAGAGCGATCGGTTTTGCAGAGTCAGCAACAACTGCTACAAGCAGAGGTGATTTCACCTCGTCATTTGGTGACTCTGGTTAGGGGTTTGCTAGATTCCTGTGTTAAGAACAATACAAACAACGAGAAAATCCAACTATCTCTCGACCGGCTAGCCCAGTCCGTGCAAGTAGCCCAATCCTCTGGATGTCTTTATGGAAATACGC ATGAGCTTATGCAAGCCCTCCGTACTCTTCCATACAACAGACTTCTTGATATTGTCGTGCGGAGATACAGTTGA
- the LOC130697421 gene encoding biorientation of chromosomes in cell division protein 1-like 1: MEIPPPFHQLPADPKFVDQIVNQIKSQGTFDQWRRECLADVDTKPAYQNLTFRVDSAVAAFLSKQRWRPDMAKNQMRENLRKHILELGLIDKGVDRIVQQVVQPKVLPVFHPAVESAIYNFLGIKNPRAGISNKVVDTNSTTSSPRKAFRPMPVSIPSRDKEDCTPPPGEEFDLEAITPSPEPRCGSSLKKDHVEGMSDVSMEDSRPAAEVGLERICSPISPQSSRESVKTENVEAAAPNRVGSALSAISSGDDLPSESPAVGSPVTSDEFHDNNNPTEHQPRDSPESSIENDDDMEEDDEDDFSSPEFEKLEIAAPTSRTVTPVPGEEEPEDKCEDDAPVDDHFAWRPKASSRDPDRKRDEDPDNLGSKKAGDAATNGSASRDQTSESGSQLTGEMVKSDSGKPTAKKASTVTAESLDAEEILGDKTIDASVSSSTKERSRSRLESHKSDRRDKSHKDKDRNKDRDRDRQRDREKRREREKKEEADRRSKSHHSKSEHRDRDSRRKSSSHRDKDRDRHKEKERDRNRSKSSHEVDRYRSSSQKDKGKKPSSQAVEKSQKEPPISPLPTFHPKAYLWKRPTEKPKALWDYLARFPEEFFDESNDSRAGLSDVSVSSVSSYEDSDCESTILYLSEIEIDSDVEEAVVQSGGRVIYQYAPGMEEAKGNVELNGLSATDEFPRSEPYLRDQQLNINNNKRVRKLNTRYNDSYVGSELRKIITTQNSIDHSQSSPQFNNNSKSQPRENQENCIRVSSPEEIQETEDVIQYQPSDAKRLKTDQPPPSSPESVQSDLTHLPHAQPSTPPVADLQLAAEEDTCKDNTSPNGRRRSATLKQPQQRYDDTDLYKPRPVITPSSRRSRRIDDS; encoded by the exons ATGGAAATTCCGCCACCTTTTCACCAACTTCCAGCTGATCCAAAATTTGTTGACCAAATTGtaaatcaaatcaagtctCAAGGAACATTTGACCAGTGGCGACGAGAATGTTTAGCTGACGTAGACACAAAGCCAGCCTATCAAAATCTAACTTTTCGTGTTGACAGTGCTGTTGCTGCCTTTTTGAGTAAACAGCGATGGAGACCAGATATGGCAAAGAACCAAATGCGAGAAAATTTGAGAAAGCATATCCTAGAGCTGGGATTGATTGACAAAGGAGTAGACAGAATTGTTCAGCAGGTAGTCCAGCCCAAGGTGCTCCCAGTATTTCATCCAGCAGTAGAGAGTGCCATTTACAACTTTCTTGGCATAAAAAATCCTCGAGCTGGAATCAGCAACAAGGTGGTAGACACCAACTCCACCACTAGTTCGCCTAGAAAAGCCTTCCGTCCAATGCCTGTCTCCATCCCCTCTCGAGATAAAGAGGACTGCACACCACCCCCTGGAGAAGAATTTGATTTGGAAGCTATAACACCATCGCCGGAGCCTAGATGTGGCTCCAGCTTAAAGAAAGATCATGTTGAGGGTATGAGTGACGTCAGCATGGAAGACAGTCGACCAGCAGCAGAGGTTGGCCTGGAACGTATCTGCAGCCCAATATCTCCACAAAGTAGCAGGGAGAGTGTCAAAACAGAGAACGTCGAAGCAGCCGCACCGAATCGCGTGGGTTCAGCGCTCTCAGCAATCAGCTCTGGTGATGATCTGCCATCCGAATCGCCCGCTGTAGGCTCACCAGTGACTTCCGATGAGTTCCATGATAATAATAACCCCACAGAACACCAGCCACGAGATTCTCCGGAGAGTAGCATTGAAAATGATGACGACatggaagaagatgatgaagatgatttTTCTAGCCCCGAATTTGAGAAGTTAGAAATTGCCGCACCAACCAGCCGTACTGTAACACCTGTACCAGGGGAAGAAGAGCCAGAAGATAAATGTGAAGACGACGCTCCAGTGGACGACCACTTTGCATGGCGGCCAAAAGCAAGTAGCCGTGATCCTGATCGGAAGCGTGATGAAGATCCCGATAATTTAGGATCTAAAAAAGCAGGAGACGCAGCAACAAACGGTAGTGCTTCAAGAGATCAAACATCTGAAAGCGGGAGTCAGCTAACAGGAGAAATGGTCAAATCCGACTCTGGGAAACCTACAGCAAAAAAAGCGTCAACAGTGACTGCAGAATCTCTTGATGCGGAAGAAATTCTAGGAGATAAAACGATTGATGCGTCTGTTTCATCTTCTACTAAAGAACGAAGTCGCTCAAGATTGGAATCACACAAATCGGACCGTCGCGACAAATCTCACAAAGATAAAGATAGGAACAAGGATCGCGATCGGGACCGGCAAAGAGATCGAGAAAAAAGACGTGAACgcgaaaaaaaggaggaagctGACCGACGGAGCAAATCACACCACTCCAAATCCGAACACAGAGATCGTGATTCGAGGAGAAAATCTTCCTCCCACCGTGATAAAGATCGCGATAGgcataaggaaaaagaacgtGATCGCAATCGTTCAAAATCAAGTCACGAGGTCGATCGATACCGATCGAGCTCGCAAAAAGATAAGGGGAAAAAACCAAGTAGTCAAGCGGTAGAGAAGAGCCAGAAAGAGCCGCCCATTTCCCCACTGCCTACATTTCATCCGAAGGCCTACCTGTGGAAACGACCAACTGAGAAACCTAAAGCCCTGTGGGATTATTTAGCTCGATTTCCTGAAGAATTTTTTGACGAATCCAACGACTCCCGTGCTGGATTGTCTGACGTTTCCGTCTCTTCTGTATCATCATATGAAGATTCGGATTGTGAATCCACTATCCTCTATTTATCAGAAATCGAAATTGATTCAGATGTGGAAGAGGCTGTGGTTCAGTCAGGTGGACGGGTTATCTATCAATATGCACCAGGTATGGAGGAAGCCAAAGGTAATGTGGAATTGAATGGTTTGTCAGCCACAGATGAGTTCCCTCGATCTGAACCGTATTTGAGAGACCAGCAGTTGAACATCAATAATAACAAACGAGTGCGAAAGCTTAATACTCGATATAACGACAGCTACGTTGGTTCTGAATTGCGTAAGATCATCACAACGCAAAATTCAATAGACCATTCCCAAAGTAGCCCACAAttcaataataatagtaaatCCCAACCAAGAGAAAACCAGGAAAATTGTATTCGAGTTTCATCACCGGAAGAAATTCAGGAAACAGAAGATGTGATTCAATACCAACCTTCTGACGCCAAGCGGCTCAAAACTGATCAGCCTCCTCCATCAAGTCCGGAGAGCGTCCAGTCAGATTTGACTCACCTTCCACACGCCCAACCTTCCACTCCACCTGTCGCTGATCTCCAATTGGCTGCGGAAGAGGATACCTGCAAAGATAATACGTCGCCTAATGGCCGCAGGAGATCCGCGAC GTTAAAGCAACCGCAACAGCGTTACGATGATACCGATTTGTACAAACCACGCCCAGTCATCACACCAAGCAGCCGCCGTTCCCGTCGCATAGATGATTCCTGA
- the LOC130697529 gene encoding uncharacterized protein LOC130697529 — MSLVSAYPSAYVSSAVDINSSVTSVGASNSSFYSHPHHHQTPSAGDYTAGQQQSLFTTTSWTWNGCNAPSVEFQQPVSITQQQHSPPLSCYSSSAPSPDYYGYQQSQQQHLHHSYETVVSSADYHALHHPSNIPAPRVIRVVKRRNTANKKERRRTMSINNAFSELRDCIPNVPADTKLSKIKTLRLATSYISYLMAVLEAGPETDIPFRAELGRQSKSEKAAAQQQQQLQQQHQQQQFHNVNSHQREQPKEEEPNMNVTMACPSSGDKRSKGRTGWPHHVWALELKQ; from the exons ATGAGTTTAGTGAGCGCCTATCCGTCGGCCTATGTCAGCAGCGCTGTAGACATCAACAGCTCCGTTACATCCGTCGGGGCGTCAAACAGCAGCTTTTACAGCcatcctcatcatcatcaaacgCCGTCGGCAGGTGACTACACTGCTGGACAGCAACAGAGTTTGTTCACCACCACAAGTTGGACTTGGAACGGTTGTAACGCACCATCCGTCGAATTCCAGCAGCCAGTTTCGATTACTCAGCAACAACACTCGCCCCCGTTAAGCTGTTACTCCTCATCAGCCCCAAGTCCCGACTACTACGGCTACCAACAATCACAACAACAGCATCTACATCATTCGTATGAAACGGTGGTGTCTTCGGCTGACTATCACGCGCTCCACCATCCATCGAATATCCCGGCACCACGCGTCATCCGTGTGGTTAAGCGTCGTAATACGGCCAATAAAAAGGAACGCCGACGGACTATGTCTATCAACAACGCATTTAGCGAATTGCGTGATTGCATACCGAACGTGCCGGCCGACACGAAACTTTCAAAGATCAAAACCCTTCGTTTAGCCACCTCGTATATTTCATATTTGATGGCAGTCTTAGAAGCCGGCCCAGAAACCGACATTCCATTCCGAGCTGAGCTAGGAAGGCAAAGTAAAAGTGAAAAAGCAGCAgcccaacagcaacaacagcttcaacaacaacatcaacaacagcaatttCATAATGTCAACAGCCACCAAAGAGAACAG CCAAAGGAGGAGGAGCCCAACATGAACGTCACAATGGCCTGCCCATCTTCCGGAGATAAACGAAGCAAAGGACGGACCGGATGGCCTCATCATGTCTGGGCCCTTGAgttaaaacaataa
- the LOC130697520 gene encoding NADH dehydrogenase [ubiquinone] 1 alpha subcomplex subunit 9, mitochondrial-like gives MAHMRVKMASLKICSLSSKQWASLSSVIFLQPSAAYSTEINVNTRMSAFRRGTGGRSSFNGVVATVFGASGHLGSSICNKFGNTGTQLVIPYRGDFYDVQPLKLCGDLGQIYFTPYNLKDEDSIRKAMKHSNLVINVIGREWETKNFTFDDIYVKGPKTIARIAKECGVERMIHVSTLNATEHPVPLMLKEGSKYLSAKWRGELAVREEFPEAVIFRPSDIYGSEDRFITYYAAFWRRQGSGMPLWKKGEKTVKQPVFVSDLAQGILNAARNFDTNGQVYQAIGPKRYQLGELVDYFYRVMRKDKDWGYFRYDMRFDPLFPLKVFLTAKLPGWPIASLGWDKIERDHVTDCVDNSLPTLEDLGVSLTRIEDQAPWLLKPYRAHNYYDEDLGEFEKPAPPPVVA, from the exons ATGGCACACATGCGAGTGAAAATGGCCTCCCTAAAAATATGTTCTCTAAGCTCTAAACAAt GGGCGAGCTTGTCATCGGTTATATTTTTACAGCCCTCGGCAGCATACAGTACTGAGATAAATGTCAACACTCGTATGTCGGCCTTTCGACGAGGAACTGGGGGAAGATCTAGCTTTAATGGAGTTGTAGCCACGGTATTTGGGGCAAGTGGTCATCTAGGATCTTCTATCTGCAATAAGTTTGGAAATACAGGCACCCAGTTGGTGATTCCATATAGAGGTGACTTTTATGATGTCCAGCCCCTGAAACTCTGCGGGGACCTGGGCCAGATCTACTTTACTCCTTACAACCTCAAGGATGAGGATAGCATCAGGAAGGCTATGAAGCACTCCAATCTTGTTATCAATGTGATCGGCAGAGAATGGGAGACAAAGAACTTTACATTTGATGACATCTATGTAAAAG GCCCAAAAACTATTGCACGAATTGCAAAGGAGTGTGGTGTAGAGAGAATGATCCATGTTTCTACTTTAAATGCCACTGAACATCCTGTACCTCTAATGTTGAAAGAAGGTTCCAAGTATTTGTCTGCCAAATGGAGAG GTGAATTGGCTGTTCGGGAAGAATTTCCAGAAGCCGTTATTTTCCGCCCATCAGATATTTACGGCTCGGAGGATCGATTCATAACATACTACGCTGCCTTTTGGCGGCGTCAAGGATCAGGGATGCCCCTGTGgaagaagggagaaaaaactGTTAAGCAGCCTGTTTTCGTTTCAGACCTAGCACAAGGTATTCTCAATGCTGCCAGAAACTTTGATACCAATGGACAGGTTTACCAAGCCATCGG ACCCAAGCGGTACCAACTTGGAGAACTAGTCGATTATTTCTATCGTGTCATGCGTAAAGACAAAGATTGGGGCTACTTCCGTTATGACATGCGTTTTGATCCTCTGTTCCCGTTGAAA gTTTTTCTAACAGCGAAACTTCCTGGATGGCCAATCGCATCTCTCGGATGGGATAAAATTGAACGA GACCATGTCACCGACTGTGTTGATAATTCTCTGCCCACGTTGGAGGATTTGGGAGTTAGTTTAACACGGATCGAAGATCAAGCACCTTGGCTATTGAAGCCCTATCGAGCCCATAATTATTATGATGAGGATTTGGGAGAATTTGAAAAGCCTGCTCCCCCTCCTGTTGTCGCCTAA
- the LOC130697536 gene encoding ADP-ribosylation factor-like protein 1, which produces MGGLLSYFRSLIGSREMRILILGLDGAGKTTILYRLQVGEVVTTIPTIGFNVEQVTYKNLKFQVWDLGGQTSIRPYWRCYYSNTDAIIYVVDSVDKDRIGISKQELVSMLEEEELKGAILAVLANKQDMEGAMSVAEVHQALGLDLLRNRTFQIFKTSAIKGEGLDQAMDWLSNALQSRK; this is translated from the exons ATGG gtGGTCTACTCAGCTACTTCCGCAGCTTAATCGGTAGCCGGGAAATGAGAATCTTAATCCTTGGACTTGATGGTGCTGGAAAAACAACCATTCTGTACAg ATTACAAGTCGGGGAAGTTGTGACTACAATCCCTACAATTGGTTTCAATGTTGAGCAAGTCACAtacaaaaatctaaaatttcaaGTCTGGGATCTTGGTGGTCAAACAAGTATCAG ACCCTACTGGAGGTGTTATTACTCCAATACTGACGCCATTATTTATGTTGTTGACTCCGTTGATAAGGACAGAATAGGAATATCTAAACAAGAACTTGTTTCAATGTTGGAG GAAGAGGAGCTGAAAGGAGCCATTCTAGCAGTTCTGGCTAATAAACAAGATATGGAAGGTGCTATGAGTGTTGCAGAAGTACATCAAGCCTTAGGTTTGGACTTGCTCAGGAACAGGACATTTCAGATATTCAAAACATCTGCTATCAAAGGAGAAGGATTGGACCAAGCAATGGATTGGCTATCTAATGCACTCCAGAGCCGTAAATAA
- the LOC130697512 gene encoding 6-phosphogluconate dehydrogenase, decarboxylating-like: MEQKTDIGVIGLAVMGRNLALNLTDKGFFVSVHNRTTPEERLLQDFLENEAKPLVSAGKLIGFFDLPSFVEGIKPPRRILLMISAGPPVDSVIAELVPLLEQGDIIMDGGNSEHADTTRRCRALRNMGLHFLGVGVSGGEEGARHGPSIMPGGSLEGWLHTKNILQAISAKVDGKPCCSWIGTDTAGNPTSSEGAGHFVKTVHNGIGYADMQLLAEAYHLMKDLLNMGPPDIAQVFDSWNAENLEWRLLENTAEILRFKDEYGEYLIDKIRDAAAQKGTGKWAVIEAANAGIPANVIAESVFARFISASKNERVAASTQLVGPTLQKFEGDHSTMIDDIRKAVQASKIILYAQGFMLLQEGLPKLFGCHLNCADLAQMWRGGCVIRSKFLDHVKNAFVLNPQLKNLMMDEYFSRELAECQLAWRRATVTAINHGIPTPAFCSALSYYDSFRCPRLPANLLQAQRDFYGAHTFELLEHPGVFLHNDWTGVKPK; the protein is encoded by the exons ATGGAacaaaa AACTGACATCGGCGTTATTGGCTTAGCGGTCATGGGTCGAAATTTGGCACTGAACCTGACAGATAAAGGATTTTTTGTCAGCGTACATAATAGGACAACTCCAGAGGAACGTTTACTACAAG ACTTCCTTGAAAATGAAGCAAAACCCTTGGTCAGCGCAGGAAAGCTCATTGGTTTCTTTGACTTACCGTCTTTTGTGGAAGGAATTAAGCCACCGAGGCGTATTCTCCTCATGATTAGCG CCGGACCGCCTGTTGATTCCGTCATTGCAGAATTGGTGCCCCTTCTCGAACAAGGCGATATAATCATGGATGGGGGTAATTCCGAACATGCGGACACTACACGCAGATGCCGGGCCCTCCGCAATATGGGTTTGCATTTTCTAGGGGTTGGTGTTTCGGGTGGAGAGGAGGGTGCTCGACATGGTCCATCTATCAT GCCCGGAGGAAGTCTTGAAGGATGGCTACATACTAAAAATATTCTGCAA GCCATCTCGGCAAAAGTGGATGGAAAACCATG TTGTTCTTGGATCGGGACGGACACAGCTGGTAATCCTACGTCCTCAGAAGGCGCTGGGCATTTTGTTAAAACCGTCCACAATGGCATCGGGTATGCCGATATGCAATTACTTGCGGAAGCGTATCACCTGATGAAAGATCTTCTAAACATGGGACCTCCAGATATAGCTCAG GTATTTGATAGCTGGAACGCTGAAAACCTAGAGTGGCGATTGCTGGAAAACACGGCTGAAATTCTCAGATTTAAGGACGAGTATG GTGAGTATCTTATCGACAAAATACGCGATGCAGCTGCCCAGAAAGGTACGGGTAAGTGGGCCGTGATTGAAGCTGCTAATGCTGGTATACCAGCTAATGTGATTGCGGAGTCAGTTTTCGCAAGATTCATCTCTGCTTCCAAAAACGAACGTGTTGCAGCGTCAACACAGCTAGTTGGACCCACTTTGCAGAAGTTCGAAGGTGATCATAGCACAATGATTGATGACATAAGAAAG GCTGTCCAAGCGtcgaaaataattctttaCGCTCAAGGATTTATGCTTCTTCAGGAAGGTCTACCGAAACTGTTTGGGTGTCATTTAAATTGCGCTGATTTAGCACAAATGTGGAGAGGCGGTTGTGTTATTCGAAG CAAGTTTCTCGATCACGTCAAAAATGCTTTTGTTCTCAATCCTCAACTAAAGAACTTGATGATGGATGAATATTTCAGCCGGGAGTTGGCTGAGTGCCAACTAGCTTGGCGCCGAGCTACAGTAACAGCCATAAACCATGGGATTCCAACGCCAGCGTTCTGTTCAGCGCTCTCTTACTATGACAGCTTTCGATGTCCGCGCCTTCCTGCCAATTTATTACAG gctCAGCGCGATTTTTATGGTGCtcatacattcgaattactgGAACATCCTGGCGTGTTTCTACACAACGATTGGACTGGAGTGAAACCAAAATGA